A section of the Streptomyces sp. V3I8 genome encodes:
- a CDS encoding spherulation-specific family 4 protein — protein MSYLTSTATGAAGTDLRIGFGVPGYAHPLVAPTEWGALTRRGTPLHWVVLNVSGGPGARPDPHCLEAAGRLRNAGTRVLGHLDVTYGARSFGELVSDAHRYLDWYQVDGFLLDRCPAERTALPEVRRTVGTLRGLLGDAHVVLGHGTHPHPGYAEAADQLVTFSGPWSDYRWSQVAEWTAEYPPERFCHFVHGMPRGHLDEALRIARWQGASTIYFTDRTDRGGTADPWESLPGYWDEIVSRIGTGVSE, from the coding sequence ATGTCGTATCTGACCAGCACCGCGACCGGCGCCGCCGGCACGGACCTGCGGATCGGCTTCGGTGTCCCCGGCTATGCGCACCCCCTGGTCGCCCCCACCGAATGGGGCGCGCTCACCCGCCGCGGAACCCCTTTGCACTGGGTCGTCCTGAACGTCTCCGGCGGACCCGGCGCCCGCCCCGATCCGCACTGCCTGGAAGCCGCCGGACGCCTGCGCAACGCGGGCACCCGCGTCCTCGGCCATCTGGACGTGACGTACGGCGCACGCTCCTTCGGTGAACTCGTCTCCGACGCGCACCGCTACCTCGACTGGTACCAGGTCGACGGCTTCCTCCTGGACCGCTGTCCCGCGGAGCGGACAGCCCTCCCGGAGGTCCGGCGCACGGTCGGCACCCTGAGGGGACTCCTCGGCGACGCTCACGTCGTCCTCGGCCACGGCACCCATCCGCATCCCGGCTACGCCGAGGCGGCCGACCAGTTGGTGACCTTCTCCGGACCCTGGAGCGACTACCGCTGGTCGCAGGTGGCGGAGTGGACCGCCGAGTATCCGCCCGAGCGCTTCTGTCACTTCGTGCACGGCATGCCGAGGGGGCATCTCGACGAGGCCCTGCGCATCGCGCGCTGGCAGGGAGCCTCGACGATCTACTTCACCGACCGCACCGATCGAGGGGGCACGGCCGACCCCTGGGAGAGCCTGCCCGGCTACTGGGACGAAATCGTCTCGCGCATCGGAACGGGTGTCTCGGAATGA
- a CDS encoding NAD(P)-dependent oxidoreductase, whose protein sequence is MRVLLIGANGYLGRFVADRLLADPAVQLTALGRGDDADVRFDLASGSPGALTRFLDAVHPGVVVNCAGATRGGARELTRHNTVAVATVCEALRRSGCGARLVQIGCGAEYGPSQPGSSTAEDAVPRPGGPYGVSKLAATELVLGSGLDAVVLRVFSPCGPGTPAGSPLGRLAEAMRRAMQSGDGELKLTGLGVQRDFIDVRDVARAVHAASLSAAQGVINIGSGRAVRLRDAASVLARVAGYAGALHELDGPPGPVRPSIGHPRSEAEHMAPAAYPYPDGCGSWQQADVRTARDRLGWRPRINLEESLADIWMEAACRI, encoded by the coding sequence ATGAGGGTGCTGCTGATCGGAGCCAACGGATACCTGGGCCGGTTCGTCGCCGACCGACTCCTCGCCGACCCGGCCGTGCAGCTCACCGCACTCGGCCGGGGCGACGACGCGGACGTGCGCTTCGACCTCGCGAGCGGCAGCCCGGGAGCGCTCACCCGCTTCCTGGACGCGGTGCACCCCGGGGTCGTCGTCAACTGCGCGGGCGCCACCCGTGGCGGCGCCCGCGAACTCACCCGGCACAACACCGTCGCCGTCGCCACCGTCTGCGAGGCCCTGCGCCGCAGCGGTTGCGGGGCACGCCTCGTGCAGATCGGCTGCGGCGCGGAGTACGGCCCCAGCCAGCCCGGTTCCTCCACGGCCGAGGACGCGGTGCCCCGCCCCGGCGGCCCCTACGGCGTCAGCAAGCTCGCCGCCACCGAACTGGTCCTCGGATCCGGCCTGGACGCCGTCGTCCTGCGGGTGTTCTCGCCCTGCGGACCCGGCACCCCGGCGGGCTCGCCCCTCGGACGCCTCGCCGAAGCGATGCGCCGCGCCATGCAGTCCGGTGACGGCGAACTCAAACTCACCGGCCTCGGCGTCCAGCGCGACTTCATCGACGTACGCGACGTCGCCCGTGCCGTCCATGCCGCCTCCCTCTCCGCCGCACAGGGCGTCATCAACATCGGATCCGGTCGCGCGGTACGCCTGCGCGACGCCGCCTCGGTCCTCGCGCGGGTCGCCGGATACGCCGGCGCCCTTCACGAACTCGACGGGCCTCCCGGCCCTGTCAGGCCGTCCATCGGCCACCCCCGCTCCGAAGCGGAGCACATGGCCCCGGCCGCGTACCCCTACCCGGACGGCTGCGGCAGCTGGCAGCAGGCCGACGTGCGCACCGCACGCGACCGGCTCGGCTGGCGGCCCCGGATCAACCTCGAGGAATCCCTCGCCGACATCTGGATGGAGGCCGCATGTCGTATCTGA
- a CDS encoding glycosyltransferase has translation MSGEARLWCDRLVRGLGQHEFDIYALSRSQQQEDEGWIQLPSQVSRVRTAPLWTAEDDGVGYGRRARRRFADCYGELTAAICAGDTLGGAVEHGSGSGSGPGSGSGKGPVGSAEAGRGAGNAPAGAADRFGDALYGLAELARDEGGLVGALRSETAVRALERACRAPGALRAARTARVSDLLTVVAQVERTLRPLSLDWYADDGLGSVDLCHATSGGAAALPGLLAHHFSDVPLLVTEYGVQLRAHYLGSHEDMEGRTASAPARALLAAFHGRLAAEAYRRAEVITPGNTHARRWQERCGADRARIRTVYPGMEASRFPEVGEGAECADPDTLVWVGRIEPAKDLTSLLHAFAEIRKEEPKTRLRIVGAPADGPEGATYLAHCRALAAELFPDEGGGVHAVGDNPVSFEEIGGPEVPTLAEAYASGALVVLSSAVEGFPISLVEAMFSGRATVSTDVGAVVEVIGGTGLVVPPGDPRALAEACVTLLRDPRRRSRLGAAARARALELFTVEQNIMAFHGIYLEIVSRCPVRRVVVGASGDPLPFATPAEAHVPGRWTGSGTRPVAGRPGPGWAAGPPVRGVPWGRAPGSATAASAASFTPSTSAVPDEPVRAGEGPW, from the coding sequence GTGAGCGGTGAGGCGAGGCTCTGGTGCGACCGGCTCGTACGCGGGCTCGGGCAGCACGAGTTCGACATCTACGCCCTGAGTCGCAGCCAGCAGCAGGAGGACGAGGGCTGGATCCAGCTCCCCTCCCAGGTCAGCCGCGTGCGCACCGCCCCGCTCTGGACGGCGGAGGACGACGGCGTCGGATACGGGCGACGGGCGCGCCGCCGGTTCGCCGACTGCTACGGGGAACTGACCGCCGCCATATGCGCGGGCGACACGCTCGGTGGCGCCGTCGAGCACGGTTCCGGTTCCGGTTCCGGCCCTGGCTCCGGCTCCGGCAAGGGTCCTGTGGGATCCGCCGAAGCCGGGCGGGGGGCCGGGAACGCCCCCGCAGGCGCGGCGGACCGTTTCGGCGACGCGCTCTACGGGCTCGCCGAACTGGCCCGCGACGAGGGCGGCCTGGTCGGCGCCCTGCGCTCCGAGACCGCCGTGCGCGCCCTCGAACGCGCCTGCCGGGCGCCCGGCGCACTGCGTGCCGCGCGCACCGCACGCGTGTCCGACCTGCTCACCGTCGTCGCCCAGGTGGAGCGCACGCTTCGCCCCCTCTCCCTCGACTGGTACGCGGACGACGGGCTCGGCTCGGTCGACCTGTGCCACGCCACGTCCGGCGGAGCGGCCGCCCTGCCGGGACTGCTCGCCCATCACTTCTCGGACGTCCCCCTGTTGGTCACGGAGTACGGGGTGCAACTGCGGGCGCACTACCTGGGCTCGCACGAGGACATGGAGGGGCGTACGGCGTCGGCTCCGGCGCGCGCCCTGCTCGCGGCGTTCCACGGCAGACTGGCCGCGGAGGCGTACCGGCGGGCCGAGGTCATCACGCCCGGCAACACCCACGCCCGCCGCTGGCAGGAGCGCTGCGGAGCCGACCGGGCCAGGATCCGTACCGTCTATCCCGGCATGGAGGCGTCCCGCTTCCCGGAGGTGGGCGAAGGCGCCGAGTGCGCCGACCCGGACACCCTGGTGTGGGTCGGGCGCATCGAACCCGCCAAGGACCTGACCTCGCTGCTGCACGCCTTCGCGGAGATCCGCAAGGAGGAGCCGAAGACGCGGCTGCGCATCGTCGGCGCGCCCGCGGACGGGCCGGAGGGCGCCACGTACCTGGCGCACTGCAGGGCGCTGGCCGCAGAGCTCTTCCCCGACGAGGGCGGTGGCGTGCACGCGGTCGGCGACAACCCCGTCTCCTTCGAGGAGATCGGCGGACCGGAGGTGCCCACCCTTGCGGAGGCCTACGCGTCGGGCGCCCTCGTCGTCCTGTCCAGTGCCGTCGAGGGCTTTCCGATCAGCCTGGTCGAAGCGATGTTCTCCGGCCGCGCCACGGTCTCCACGGACGTCGGCGCGGTCGTCGAGGTCATCGGCGGTACGGGACTCGTGGTCCCGCCAGGTGATCCGCGCGCGCTGGCCGAGGCGTGCGTCACCCTCCTGCGCGACCCGCGCCGCCGCTCGCGGCTGGGCGCCGCGGCCCGCGCCCGGGCGCTCGAGCTGTTCACCGTCGAACAGAACATCATGGCATTTCACGGCATTTACCTCGAGATCGTCTCGCGCTGTCCGGTCCGGCGGGTCGTGGTCGGCGCGTCAGGTGATCCCCTTCCGTTCGCCACACCCGCCGAGGCGCACGTGCCGGGCCGGTGGACGGGGTCCGGAACGCGTCCGGTGGCCGGAAGACCAGGACCGGGATGGGCGGCGGGACCACCGGTACGAGGCGTCCCATGGGGACGCGCCCCGGGCTCCGCCACGGCCGCGTCCGCCGCCTCCTTCACCCCTTCCACCTCGGCCGTCCCGGACGAACCGGTGCGCGCGGGGGAGGGGCCGTGGTGA
- a CDS encoding ABC transporter ATP-binding protein, translating into MSLVEVTDLTVGFGGLRAVDGLSFSLERGAALALVGESGSGKSTVASALLGLHRGTGARVGGSVEVAGVDVQRASEDELRRLRGARAAMVFQDPLSSLDPYYAIGDQIAEVYRVHTRASRRAARARAVEVLDRVGIADAGLRSRSRPHEFSGGMRQRALIAMALACEPDLLIADEPTTALDVTVQAQILDLLYTLREETGMGLLLVTHDVGVAAESADDILVMRHGRTVEHGPVARVLGEPTAPYTRALLAAVPRVGAPRRAAVPGAGAAAPGAAAGAAPGAAGPGAGPASRPVSGGPAGVVVPDGGAADAVVPDGGAAGAVVLEAIGLRREFGRGKRAFAAVDDVSLTVRRGETLGIVGESGSGKTTLGRMLVGLLEPTAGRIVPGGGVRPDVQMVFQDPVSSLNPRRSVGETIADPLRARARGRGAAPPGPGRERGRDEAHIRGRVRELLERVGLEGAHYDRYPHEFSGGQRQRVGIARALAADPRVIVCDEPVSALDVTTQAQVVALLDELRRELGLALVFVAHDLAVVRQVSDSVAVMRRGRIVEYGPADEVYGSPRDPYTKQLLAAVPALDPAVAAARRATRRTARRQLTAV; encoded by the coding sequence ATGAGCCTGGTCGAAGTAACCGATCTCACCGTCGGGTTCGGCGGACTGCGAGCCGTGGACGGGTTGTCCTTCAGCCTGGAGAGGGGTGCCGCGCTCGCCCTGGTCGGGGAGTCCGGCTCGGGCAAGTCCACGGTCGCCTCGGCCCTGCTCGGGCTGCACCGCGGTACGGGAGCGCGCGTCGGCGGCTCGGTGGAGGTCGCCGGAGTCGACGTACAGCGGGCGTCGGAGGACGAACTGCGGCGGCTGCGCGGGGCGCGGGCCGCGATGGTCTTCCAGGACCCGCTGTCGTCGCTCGACCCGTACTACGCGATCGGGGACCAGATCGCCGAGGTGTACCGCGTGCACACGCGGGCGTCCCGGCGGGCGGCACGCGCGCGTGCCGTGGAGGTCCTGGACCGGGTGGGCATCGCGGACGCGGGGCTGCGGTCCCGCTCCCGTCCGCACGAGTTCAGCGGCGGGATGCGCCAGCGCGCCCTGATCGCGATGGCGCTGGCCTGCGAGCCGGACCTGCTGATCGCCGACGAGCCGACGACCGCGCTGGACGTCACCGTCCAGGCCCAGATCCTCGACCTGCTGTACACGCTCCGCGAGGAAACGGGCATGGGCCTCCTCCTCGTCACCCACGACGTGGGCGTCGCCGCGGAGAGCGCCGACGACATCCTGGTCATGCGGCACGGCCGCACGGTCGAACACGGCCCTGTCGCCCGGGTCCTGGGGGAGCCGACGGCCCCCTACACGCGCGCACTGCTGGCGGCGGTACCGCGGGTGGGCGCGCCGCGCCGCGCCGCGGTGCCGGGTGCCGGTGCGGCAGCCCCCGGTGCTGCCGCGGGCGCCGCCCCGGGCGCTGCCGGACCGGGGGCCGGACCGGCCTCCCGGCCGGTGTCCGGCGGCCCGGCGGGCGTTGTCGTGCCGGACGGTGGCGCGGCGGACGCTGTCGTGCCGGACGGTGGCGCGGCGGGCGCTGTCGTGCTGGAGGCCATCGGGCTGCGGCGCGAGTTCGGCCGCGGGAAGCGCGCGTTCGCGGCGGTCGACGACGTGTCGCTGACCGTCCGCCGGGGCGAGACGCTCGGCATCGTCGGGGAGAGCGGCAGCGGCAAGACGACGCTGGGCCGCATGCTGGTCGGCCTGCTGGAACCGACGGCGGGGCGGATCGTCCCCGGCGGCGGCGTCCGCCCCGACGTGCAAATGGTCTTCCAGGATCCCGTCTCCTCCCTCAACCCCCGCCGCAGCGTGGGCGAGACGATCGCCGACCCCCTGCGGGCACGCGCACGCGGCAGGGGAGCGGCTCCGCCCGGGCCCGGCCGGGAACGCGGCAGGGACGAAGCGCACATCCGAGGGCGCGTACGGGAACTGCTGGAGCGGGTGGGGCTCGAAGGGGCGCACTACGACCGCTATCCGCACGAGTTCAGCGGCGGTCAGCGCCAGCGCGTGGGTATCGCGCGGGCCCTCGCCGCCGACCCGCGGGTCATCGTGTGCGACGAGCCGGTCTCGGCGCTCGATGTCACCACCCAGGCCCAGGTGGTCGCCCTCCTCGACGAACTGCGCCGCGAACTCGGCCTCGCCCTGGTCTTCGTGGCCCACGACCTGGCGGTGGTACGCCAGGTGAGCGACAGCGTCGCGGTGATGCGCCGCGGCCGGATTGTCGAGTACGGCCCCGCCGACGAGGTGTACGGGTCACCCCGGGACCCGTACACGAAACAGCTGCTCGCCGCTGTCCCCGCGCTCGATCCGGCGGTCGCCGCCGCCCGTCGCGCGACCCGCCGGACCGCCCGCCGACAACTGACCGCGGTATGA